One region of Chlamydia psittaci 6BC genomic DNA includes:
- the rpoN gene encoding RNA polymerase factor sigma-54 — translation MFQHHQKLSLNYLPSLRMQQGLQMLQSPITELSSYILQQIIHNPFFDISSLEEEEWSTCSSFPSVDASYSRPESLFSHLLTQVQQTFDRPEDLLIAQHIIGNLSDQGLFLSSPEELSLQLEVSLEAVNKVWKTIQYFHPLGIASPSLQDYWLLHLEGSPHTLAYKIIKEHYSLLINCDFLRIAKKCHCSPADLRHALKNALTTIPWCPAKGYASSSNIQPALPDVYVAKKDRVWEIQISSKGLPPIKLNSEVFHIYEQLPREEKKTLTQQILSAKWLIKNLRKREQTLFSIVEKILPHQENFLLGKTSCPKPLSVKNLSEELPYHESTIFRAIENKTLAGPIGIIPLKHLFPRPVSTSDSQSKETILQWIHQWVASETTPLSDADISKRISQQGIQCARRTVAKYRTQLKILPAHKRKVHSQM, via the coding sequence ATGTTTCAGCACCATCAAAAGCTTTCTCTTAACTACCTTCCCTCGCTGCGTATGCAGCAGGGATTGCAAATGTTACAATCTCCGATTACAGAACTCTCCTCCTATATACTTCAACAAATCATTCATAACCCATTTTTCGATATCTCTTCTCTAGAAGAGGAAGAATGGTCCACATGTTCTTCATTCCCTTCCGTGGATGCTTCCTATTCTCGTCCTGAATCTTTATTTTCCCATCTTCTCACACAGGTGCAACAAACTTTTGATCGTCCTGAAGATCTGCTTATTGCTCAACACATTATAGGAAATCTCTCAGATCAAGGTTTGTTTCTTTCTTCTCCTGAAGAACTCTCGCTACAACTTGAAGTGTCTCTAGAGGCCGTGAATAAAGTATGGAAAACGATTCAATATTTCCATCCTCTAGGTATTGCTTCTCCATCTCTACAAGATTATTGGCTTCTCCATTTAGAAGGCTCCCCACACACCCTTGCTTACAAGATTATCAAAGAGCACTACTCTCTTTTGATTAACTGTGACTTCCTCCGTATAGCAAAGAAATGTCACTGCTCCCCTGCAGACTTAAGACATGCTCTTAAAAATGCATTAACCACAATCCCGTGGTGCCCTGCCAAAGGATATGCGTCCTCCTCCAATATACAACCCGCGCTTCCTGACGTCTATGTCGCTAAAAAAGATCGGGTTTGGGAGATTCAAATCAGTTCCAAAGGACTACCTCCTATAAAACTGAATAGCGAAGTATTTCACATTTATGAACAGTTACCTAGAGAGGAAAAAAAGACCCTCACACAGCAAATTCTTTCTGCTAAATGGCTGATTAAAAACTTAAGAAAACGAGAACAAACATTGTTTTCGATTGTTGAGAAAATCCTTCCTCATCAAGAAAACTTTCTCTTGGGCAAAACATCCTGCCCTAAGCCGTTGTCTGTAAAAAATCTATCGGAAGAATTGCCCTATCATGAATCTACGATATTTCGTGCTATAGAAAATAAAACCTTGGCAGGCCCTATAGGTATCATACCTCTGAAACACCTCTTCCCTCGTCCTGTAAGTACTAGTGATTCTCAATCCAAAGAAACTATATTACAATGGATTCATCAATGGGTAGCCTCTGAAACCACACCTTTGTCTGACGCTGATATTAGCAAACGTATCTCACAACAGGGCATCCAATGTGCCCGTCGTACGGTAGCTAAATACCGAACACAATTAAAAATTCTCCCTGCGCATAAAAGAAAAGTACATTCACAAATGTAA
- a CDS encoding molecular chaperone GroEL, translating to MSKIFKNRLEGLSALNRGVRALAKAVIATLGPQGSCVVIKKDRVSPYVTKHGASIAKEVTLTDAFEHTGLKLAKEAALQTEIQVGDGSTTAVVLIDALFSSGLKGVAVGLDPLEIKQGIHLAGEMLDKELTKLVIEADPKEDVLQIATTSANNDPLIGRLISDAIATVGIEGVISIKEGTNKETTLKATTDVGLNAGYLSPYFVTHPETMEVIYENASILLCNQTLSCLNQAFIHFLDQTFQTSKNPLIIIAEDFDPQLLSILIVNKLKGELPICAIKAPGFGNQRKEILEDIAILTGATVVGDLLGISLEEGSPSILGSVGKIVITQNTTLLSEGKGNQERREQHIDYLRRAIAHSSSEMDTEDLEKRLARFVGGLAQIHLGATTENEYREKKICLESALKATKAAFKEGCLPGGGTALARAASVVKIPEQLPAGVMFGCKCMLQSAEAPLRILARNSGKVPDAVVATVLEHADPYFGYNCVHDTFENLISAGVLDPLTVIKYILKHSISISCLLLTSSFFIVDSSKELQDPQFPETSLPDDL from the coding sequence GTGTCTAAAATATTCAAGAATCGATTAGAAGGGCTTAGCGCGTTAAATCGGGGGGTGCGTGCTTTAGCTAAAGCTGTAATTGCAACTTTAGGGCCACAAGGGTCTTGTGTTGTTATCAAAAAAGATCGCGTGTCTCCTTATGTCACAAAACACGGTGCTTCTATAGCTAAAGAAGTGACTTTGACGGATGCTTTCGAACATACGGGTTTGAAGCTTGCTAAAGAAGCCGCGTTGCAAACAGAAATCCAGGTAGGAGATGGATCTACTACCGCAGTTGTATTGATAGATGCGTTATTTTCGTCAGGATTGAAAGGGGTTGCTGTCGGGTTAGACCCTTTAGAGATCAAACAAGGAATTCATCTTGCTGGGGAGATGCTGGATAAGGAGCTTACTAAGCTCGTAATTGAAGCAGATCCAAAAGAAGATGTATTACAAATAGCGACAACATCTGCAAATAACGACCCTTTGATAGGAAGACTTATATCTGATGCTATAGCAACTGTAGGTATAGAAGGTGTTATCTCTATAAAAGAGGGAACGAATAAAGAGACGACGCTAAAAGCAACTACTGATGTGGGTTTGAATGCTGGATATTTATCCCCGTATTTTGTCACCCATCCAGAGACTATGGAAGTGATCTATGAAAATGCTTCCATCTTGTTGTGCAATCAGACGTTATCTTGTTTAAATCAAGCATTTATTCATTTTTTAGATCAGACTTTTCAGACGAGTAAAAATCCTTTAATTATCATTGCTGAAGATTTTGATCCTCAGCTTCTTTCTATTTTAATTGTTAATAAGCTTAAGGGGGAGCTCCCCATATGTGCTATAAAAGCTCCTGGTTTCGGTAATCAACGTAAGGAAATCCTTGAAGATATTGCCATTTTAACAGGGGCAACTGTTGTAGGGGATCTATTGGGAATTTCTTTGGAAGAAGGAAGCCCAAGTATTCTTGGTTCCGTTGGGAAGATCGTCATTACACAAAATACAACCCTTTTATCGGAAGGAAAAGGCAATCAGGAAAGAAGAGAACAGCATATAGATTATTTACGCCGAGCCATTGCTCATAGTAGTTCCGAAATGGATACTGAAGATTTAGAAAAGCGTTTAGCCAGATTTGTTGGAGGGCTTGCTCAAATACATTTAGGAGCAACTACAGAAAACGAATATCGAGAAAAGAAAATCTGTTTAGAAAGTGCTTTAAAAGCAACAAAAGCAGCTTTTAAAGAAGGATGCCTTCCTGGAGGTGGAACAGCGTTAGCTCGTGCCGCATCTGTTGTAAAAATCCCAGAGCAATTACCGGCTGGGGTGATGTTTGGCTGTAAGTGTATGTTGCAATCAGCAGAAGCTCCTCTGAGGATCTTGGCAAGAAATTCCGGGAAAGTTCCAGACGCTGTAGTTGCGACAGTCTTAGAACATGCCGATCCTTATTTTGGATACAATTGTGTTCATGATACCTTTGAAAATTTAATTTCAGCAGGGGTTTTAGATCCTCTGACAGTGATTAAATATATTTTAAAGCATTCGATTTCTATTTCCTGCTTACTTTTGACTAGTTCATTTTTTATCGTGGACTCTTCCAAGGAATTGCAAGATCCTCAATTTCCGGAAACTTCTCTCCCGGATGATCTCTAG
- the rdgB gene encoding RdgB/HAM1 family non-canonical purine NTP pyrophosphatase codes for MKIVIASSHGYKIRETKTFLKQLGSFDIFSLTDFPNYRSPKEVGCLPEENALAKGLHAARELNSWVIADDTMLMVPALNGLPGKLSATFAGEDACDKDHRKKLLQEMQSLESIVDRSAYFECCIVLASPEGKFFKTRGICEGYISHQEKGSSGFGYDSLFLKYDYKQTFAELSEDIKNQVSHRAKALQKLAPYLQDLLEKQLVSRN; via the coding sequence ATGAAGATAGTGATTGCTAGCTCCCACGGTTATAAAATACGAGAAACCAAGACTTTTTTAAAACAATTAGGAAGCTTTGACATTTTCTCATTAACAGATTTCCCTAACTACCGCTCTCCTAAAGAAGTAGGTTGTCTTCCCGAAGAAAACGCTCTAGCAAAAGGTCTCCACGCAGCAAGAGAACTGAACTCTTGGGTAATCGCGGATGACACTATGCTTATGGTCCCTGCATTAAATGGGCTTCCTGGCAAGCTATCAGCGACTTTTGCCGGAGAAGATGCTTGTGATAAAGACCACAGAAAAAAACTTCTGCAAGAAATGCAATCTTTAGAAAGCATCGTAGATCGTTCTGCTTATTTTGAATGTTGCATTGTGCTTGCTTCGCCTGAAGGAAAATTCTTTAAGACTCGTGGGATTTGTGAAGGCTATATTAGCCATCAAGAAAAAGGCTCTTCGGGTTTTGGTTATGACTCTTTATTTTTAAAATATGACTACAAACAGACGTTCGCTGAACTTTCCGAAGATATAAAAAATCAAGTCTCCCACAGAGCTAAAGCTTTACAAAAGCTCGCTCCTTATTTACAAGACCTGTTAGAGAAACAGCTAGTCTCTAGGAATTAA
- a CDS encoding LysM peptidoglycan-binding domain-containing protein produces the protein MHVSYKHFFYYGFWCCLGLTLPTHAAGKPPAIQTVLAEIEDASTKLLCHEAEIQMLTDRIDEQDSKIQRLSSAKPESLTKQIQQLEIEHKTLAKTVAVLTASVKDIQSTLHNKLQEIQKDHKTLSQDIRLLRRSLLALVDGTSPEAYTDLSEEIPAHIHVVKPGETLGKIAAKYKVPVAELKKLNKLNSDIIYANQKLCLPENKK, from the coding sequence ATGCACGTTAGTTATAAACATTTTTTCTATTACGGATTCTGGTGCTGCTTAGGATTGACTTTGCCTACACACGCAGCGGGGAAACCTCCTGCCATACAAACTGTGCTGGCAGAGATAGAAGATGCTTCTACAAAATTGTTATGCCACGAAGCAGAAATTCAAATGCTTACAGATCGCATAGATGAACAAGATAGCAAAATACAAAGACTTTCTTCTGCAAAACCGGAATCTCTCACAAAACAAATCCAACAATTAGAAATTGAGCACAAAACGCTAGCCAAAACCGTTGCGGTGCTGACAGCATCTGTAAAAGATATCCAATCTACCTTACACAACAAACTCCAAGAAATACAAAAAGATCACAAGACTCTTTCTCAAGATATCCGTCTCTTACGACGTTCTCTTCTTGCCCTGGTTGATGGAACTTCTCCCGAAGCATATACGGATCTTAGTGAAGAGATTCCTGCTCACATCCATGTTGTAAAACCTGGAGAAACCCTAGGTAAAATTGCTGCGAAATATAAAGTTCCCGTAGCAGAATTAAAAAAACTTAATAAATTGAATTCTGATATTATTTACGCCAATCAAAAGCTTTGTTTACCAGAGAATAAGAAATAA
- a CDS encoding DUF1343 domain-containing protein, which yields MRLIRSFLILLCLFPCLGFPQVSVGLDRIFNDEPYLSWIRDKKITLISHNAAINHEGKDSLSAFLEHRDLCSLNVLCTLEHGYYGTAPAETPGTAPKVQGLHIVSLYGVKEVPEHAVQGSDVLIYDVQDIGVRSYTFITSLLHLVRAAQKYKKHLIILDRPNPMGGKIIDGPMPISQSEYAPEIPYCYGMTPGELALFYKAKYAPYADVSVVPMQGWKRSMTFSQTGLNWIPTSPQIPDAQTAFFYAATGIIGALSISSIGIGYTLPFRLIGAPWMDGNLVAKKLNEARLPGITFYPFCYEPFFGKYKMELCSGVLLVLDKPREFLPMETQSTILGTLKTLYPKQVENAFNALEKIPLRKNSIYRCLGEETFLHICQKERYIIWPLKKLCTEGRTKFQSTRKPFLIADYGEEE from the coding sequence ATGAGACTCATACGCTCATTTTTAATTTTATTATGTTTATTTCCTTGCTTAGGGTTCCCTCAAGTGTCAGTGGGACTAGATCGTATTTTTAATGATGAGCCGTATCTTTCTTGGATTCGTGATAAGAAAATAACATTAATATCTCACAATGCTGCTATTAACCATGAGGGGAAAGATTCCCTCTCTGCTTTTCTAGAACATCGTGATCTATGTTCTTTGAATGTTCTCTGTACTTTAGAACATGGATATTATGGAACTGCACCGGCAGAAACTCCTGGAACAGCTCCGAAGGTTCAGGGATTACACATAGTTTCATTATATGGTGTTAAAGAGGTTCCTGAGCATGCTGTACAGGGGAGTGATGTTTTAATATATGATGTGCAGGATATAGGAGTGCGTTCGTATACTTTCATCACTTCCTTGCTTCATCTGGTGCGTGCAGCACAAAAGTACAAAAAACACCTCATCATTTTAGATCGCCCGAATCCTATGGGCGGTAAGATAATAGATGGCCCTATGCCGATATCTCAATCGGAGTATGCTCCTGAAATTCCCTATTGCTACGGAATGACTCCTGGAGAATTAGCACTTTTTTATAAAGCGAAATACGCCCCCTATGCTGATGTGTCGGTAGTTCCTATGCAGGGATGGAAGCGCTCTATGACATTTTCGCAAACAGGATTAAATTGGATTCCTACTAGTCCACAAATTCCTGATGCGCAAACGGCATTTTTTTATGCAGCAACAGGAATTATCGGAGCCTTGTCTATATCCAGTATTGGCATAGGCTATACCCTTCCTTTTCGATTGATTGGTGCTCCTTGGATGGATGGGAATCTTGTTGCTAAAAAACTAAATGAAGCGCGCTTGCCGGGAATCACATTTTATCCTTTTTGTTACGAACCTTTTTTTGGCAAATATAAAATGGAGCTTTGCTCAGGCGTTTTGCTTGTATTAGATAAACCTAGAGAGTTTCTTCCTATGGAAACGCAAAGTACAATTTTAGGAACTTTGAAAACTCTTTATCCTAAACAAGTGGAGAATGCCTTTAACGCTTTAGAGAAAATTCCTTTGCGAAAAAACTCTATATATCGTTGTTTAGGCGAAGAAACATTTCTGCATATCTGCCAGAAAGAACGCTATATTATTTGGCCGTTAAAAAAGTTGTGTACTGAGGGGAGAACAAAGTTCCAAAGTACACGTAAGCCTTTCTTAATAGCTGATTATGGTGAAGAAGAGTAA
- a CDS encoding ATP-dependent helicase: MLTSELNEAQVAAVTSPLSPILVLAGAGAGKTRVVTCRILHLINEGIAPKEILAVTFTNKAAKELKERILHLCPQAHGSDIPMVCTFHSLGVFILRRSIQALNRENNFIIYDQSDTDKLLKQCLQKFNLKKTLSSSIQYHISQAKNRLLSPEDLDPEEYIDPVVSIYKEYQQRLHEANALDFDDLLFLTVRLFQEFPEVRKEYSELWKALLIDEYQDTNHAQYKIAQTIAGKHQNIFAVGDPDQSIYSWRGANIHNILNFEKDYPRALVLRLEDNYRSYGNILNAANALIQNNASRLKKDLRSVKGPGEKIRVFLGKTDKEEAEFVADEISRLHRRSQIPLSDICIFYRTNFQSRTFEDALLRRRIPYEILGGLSFYKRKEIQDILAFLRMFTAKSDVVAFDRTVNLPKRGLGPSTISSLIEYALTNNLPILEACNNVLKTQDVKLSKKQQEGLREYLSIFQQLEHAYATLPLNEFVVATIRITGYFQVLKEDPDTFEDRKSNLDELASKTFEWEQQNTDGTLENFLDDLALKSSTDDTELVADRVNLMTIHNGKGLEFRIAFVVGLEENLFPHANSKGSYENLEEERRLCYVGITRAQDLLYLTAAQTRFLWGTVRVMKPSRFLKEIPRDYLIQVH; this comes from the coding sequence ATGCTTACTTCAGAATTAAACGAAGCACAAGTCGCAGCAGTAACTTCACCACTAAGTCCGATTTTAGTTCTCGCTGGAGCCGGAGCAGGAAAAACTCGTGTGGTAACTTGCCGCATCCTTCATCTCATTAACGAAGGTATCGCCCCTAAAGAGATCCTTGCAGTAACTTTTACTAATAAAGCAGCGAAAGAACTTAAAGAACGTATTTTACATTTATGCCCTCAAGCTCATGGTTCTGACATTCCTATGGTATGTACATTCCACAGCTTAGGGGTATTTATTTTACGCAGGTCTATACAAGCACTAAATAGAGAAAATAATTTTATTATCTATGATCAAAGCGATACTGACAAACTGCTCAAACAATGTTTACAGAAATTTAATTTAAAGAAAACTCTAAGCAGTTCCATACAATATCATATCTCACAAGCAAAAAACCGTTTGCTTTCCCCTGAGGACCTGGATCCCGAAGAATATATAGATCCCGTGGTTTCTATTTATAAAGAATATCAGCAACGTTTACATGAAGCCAATGCTTTAGATTTTGATGATTTGTTATTTCTTACAGTACGACTATTTCAGGAGTTTCCTGAGGTCAGAAAAGAATACAGTGAATTATGGAAGGCTCTTTTAATTGACGAGTATCAAGATACGAACCACGCACAATATAAAATAGCTCAGACAATAGCTGGGAAACATCAAAATATATTTGCAGTGGGAGATCCCGACCAATCGATTTACTCTTGGCGCGGGGCAAATATTCATAATATTTTAAACTTTGAAAAAGATTATCCTCGAGCCCTTGTTCTTCGCTTAGAAGATAACTACCGGAGTTACGGAAATATTCTTAATGCTGCCAATGCTCTAATTCAAAACAACGCTTCACGATTGAAGAAAGACCTACGCAGCGTAAAAGGCCCTGGAGAAAAAATCCGTGTATTCTTAGGGAAAACAGATAAAGAAGAAGCCGAATTTGTAGCTGATGAAATCAGCCGTCTGCATAGAAGATCTCAGATTCCCCTTAGCGATATCTGCATTTTTTATAGGACAAACTTCCAATCTAGAACTTTCGAAGACGCTTTATTACGTAGACGTATTCCCTATGAAATTCTTGGCGGTCTTTCATTTTACAAACGCAAAGAAATTCAAGATATCTTGGCTTTTTTAAGAATGTTCACTGCGAAATCCGACGTTGTTGCTTTTGATAGGACAGTCAATCTTCCTAAAAGAGGGCTAGGTCCTTCTACGATTTCCTCTTTAATTGAGTATGCTCTCACAAATAATTTGCCGATTTTAGAAGCATGTAACAACGTTTTAAAAACTCAAGATGTGAAACTCTCTAAGAAACAACAAGAAGGTTTGAGGGAGTATCTCAGTATTTTCCAACAACTCGAACATGCTTATGCAACCCTTCCTCTTAATGAGTTTGTTGTCGCTACAATACGCATCACTGGATATTTCCAAGTATTAAAGGAAGATCCTGATACTTTTGAAGATCGGAAAAGCAATCTTGACGAACTCGCTTCAAAAACTTTTGAGTGGGAACAGCAAAATACAGATGGAACCTTAGAAAATTTCCTAGATGATCTTGCTTTAAAAAGTTCTACTGATGACACGGAACTCGTTGCAGATCGTGTAAATCTCATGACAATTCACAATGGTAAGGGTTTAGAATTCCGCATAGCTTTTGTTGTAGGATTGGAAGAGAACCTCTTCCCTCATGCAAACTCTAAAGGTAGTTATGAAAATCTTGAAGAAGAACGACGTCTATGTTACGTAGGAATCACTAGAGCCCAAGATCTCCTTTACTTAACAGCAGCACAAACTCGTTTTCTTTGGGGCACAGTGCGTGTCATGAAACCGAGTCGTTTTCTTAAGGAAATCCCTAGAGATTACTTGATTCAAGTACATTAG
- a CDS encoding peroxiredoxin, translated as MGSLFIGKAAPDFSVQAVVDGEVKNISLKDYRGKYVILFFYPKDFTYVCPTELHAFQDSLEEFENRGAQVIGCSVDDLDTHQRWLKTDKKAGGVKGITYPLISDTTHELSKLYSVLDSQSGLSFRGSFLIDKEGIIRHMVVNDLPLGRSIDEELRVLDALIFFESHGLVCPANWQQGQKAMAPNEEGLKEYFGTID; from the coding sequence GTGGGATCGTTATTTATTGGGAAAGCTGCCCCAGATTTTTCTGTACAAGCAGTCGTTGACGGCGAAGTAAAAAACATCTCTTTGAAAGATTATCGTGGTAAATACGTTATTCTTTTCTTTTATCCTAAAGACTTTACTTATGTTTGTCCTACAGAGTTACATGCTTTTCAAGATTCTTTAGAAGAGTTTGAAAATCGCGGAGCTCAAGTTATTGGCTGTTCTGTTGATGATCTCGACACACACCAGCGTTGGTTAAAAACTGACAAAAAAGCTGGTGGAGTTAAAGGTATCACCTATCCTCTAATTTCCGACACTACTCATGAGCTTTCTAAGCTTTATAGTGTTTTAGACTCCCAGTCAGGGTTATCCTTCCGTGGGTCATTCTTGATTGATAAGGAAGGTATCATCAGACATATGGTAGTAAATGACCTTCCTTTAGGTCGTTCTATAGATGAAGAGCTTCGGGTGTTAGATGCTTTGATTTTCTTTGAAAGTCATGGGTTAGTATGTCCTGCAAATTGGCAGCAAGGACAGAAAGCTATGGCTCCTAATGAAGAAGGTCTAAAAGAATATTTCGGAACTATCGACTAG
- the ung gene encoding uracil-DNA glycosylase, translated as MQNAFTIDQLPLSWQEQLENEWSQPYMYKLREFLQSEYSQKTIYPAKDNIFTALKSTPFDSVRVVILGQDPYPGEGQAHGLSFSVPQGVRLPPSLVNIFKELHTDLGVQNTTGCLQAWANQGILLLNTVLTVRAGSPFSHAGRGWEQFTDAIVTKLIENRSHVIFVLWGNAARKKCDLLFRSTHKHAILASAHPSPLSAHRGFFGCSHFSKINYLLKKLNKPMINWKLP; from the coding sequence ATGCAGAATGCCTTTACTATAGACCAGCTTCCTTTGTCTTGGCAAGAGCAGCTTGAAAATGAATGGTCTCAACCCTACATGTATAAGCTTAGGGAATTTTTACAGTCCGAGTATTCGCAGAAAACCATCTACCCTGCAAAAGACAATATCTTTACTGCATTAAAAAGCACACCTTTTGATTCTGTGCGTGTTGTTATTCTTGGTCAAGATCCTTATCCTGGAGAAGGACAAGCACACGGATTAAGTTTTAGTGTTCCTCAAGGTGTGCGCTTGCCTCCTTCTCTTGTGAATATCTTTAAAGAATTACACACAGACTTGGGAGTACAAAATACCACGGGATGTTTACAGGCCTGGGCGAATCAAGGGATCTTATTGTTAAATACTGTATTGACTGTGCGTGCCGGCTCTCCTTTTTCCCATGCGGGTCGGGGATGGGAACAGTTTACTGATGCAATTGTTACCAAACTCATAGAAAACCGATCTCATGTTATTTTTGTTTTATGGGGGAATGCTGCAAGGAAGAAATGTGATTTGCTGTTTCGTTCCACACATAAACATGCAATTTTAGCATCTGCGCATCCCTCCCCTTTATCGGCACATCGTGGCTTTTTTGGTTGTTCGCACTTTTCAAAAATTAACTACCTGCTTAAAAAGCTGAATAAGCCCATGATTAATTGGAAGCTCCCATGA